In a genomic window of Sutcliffiella sp. FSL R7-0096:
- the sda gene encoding sporulation histidine kinase inhibitor Sda: MDSLSDESLLEVYEVARINDLNGDFIKLILDELKRRNIEIPVSQI, encoded by the coding sequence ATGGATTCACTAAGTGATGAATCTTTGCTGGAAGTATATGAAGTAGCTAGGATAAATGACCTGAATGGCGACTTTATAAAACTGATATTAGACGAATTAAAGAGAAGGAATATTGAAATTCCGGTCTCTCAAATATAA
- a CDS encoding metallophosphoesterase, with product MIYLGWNGLVWLKVVFSFNQEFLYWLAIAIFSYAYILGRMVKSLSSLSIVGSIWFGYIQYGLLLFPVANLAILLLGLSGVESETAIVWVGTITATLLTGIFAFGIYNAYSPVIRKYEVTIPKKNKWEKLHIAVASDMHFGKLSGVAHAKRLIKTIERIKPDIILLPGDIIDDEPEHFQKKNMGAIMKQLRAPLGIYGVLGNHEYYGREIPEFLKEMEKVDIRILMDEVIQVEESIYLLGRKDKTDSRRKSFQQLVKDMELDNTIPLIAMDHQPAEFKEAQESGVDLIVSGHTHRGQMAPNHLITKRLFELDWGYLKKGQMHAFVSSGFGFWGPPLRIGSRSEVMEIAVKFTEKEGFSNHE from the coding sequence ATGATTTATCTCGGTTGGAATGGGTTGGTATGGTTAAAGGTAGTGTTCTCATTCAACCAAGAATTTTTGTATTGGTTAGCCATCGCCATTTTTTCCTATGCTTATATTCTAGGAAGAATGGTAAAGTCGCTTTCCTCGCTATCCATCGTGGGTTCGATATGGTTTGGGTATATCCAGTATGGGTTGCTTTTGTTCCCGGTAGCTAACCTTGCTATCTTGCTACTTGGTTTATCGGGAGTTGAAAGTGAGACTGCTATTGTCTGGGTTGGGACGATCACCGCTACTTTGCTTACTGGTATTTTTGCCTTTGGTATATATAATGCATATAGCCCGGTCATCAGAAAATACGAAGTGACCATCCCAAAAAAGAATAAATGGGAAAAACTTCATATAGCTGTTGCATCAGACATGCATTTTGGTAAGTTATCAGGTGTTGCTCATGCCAAAAGGTTGATAAAAACGATAGAACGCATTAAGCCCGATATCATTTTACTGCCGGGAGATATCATTGATGATGAGCCGGAACATTTTCAAAAGAAGAATATGGGAGCTATCATGAAACAACTCCGTGCCCCACTCGGTATATATGGCGTTTTAGGAAACCATGAATACTATGGAAGAGAGATCCCAGAGTTTCTAAAAGAAATGGAGAAGGTGGATATCCGCATTTTGATGGACGAGGTCATTCAGGTAGAAGAAAGTATTTATTTGCTCGGCAGGAAAGATAAAACGGATTCAAGGAGGAAATCGTTCCAACAACTGGTGAAAGACATGGAATTAGACAATACTATACCCCTGATTGCGATGGATCACCAGCCTGCAGAGTTTAAGGAAGCCCAGGAGAGTGGCGTGGACCTTATCGTATCCGGCCATACCCACCGGGGACAAATGGCACCAAACCACCTGATTACCAAAAGGCTGTTCGAATTGGATTGGGGCTATCTGAAAAAAGGTCAGATGCATGCATTTGTCTCATCCGGCTTCGGCTTTTGGGGGCCGCCCTTGCGTATAGGCAGCAGATCGGAAGTAATGGAGATCGCCGTAAAATTTACAGAAAAAGAAGGGTTTTCAAATCATGAATAG
- a CDS encoding LytTR family DNA-binding domain-containing protein, which produces MKPINVVIVDDNQDSLEILEFFIGELKEFIIVDTCRTGEELIDSVMKNEVDLVIADINMPGKNGMVAIKECLEFSPSLKFIFVTGYNEFAVEAFAISAVDYIVKPIEKIRLYKALERAKTQLISERVESGEKSSNKRLSVRSNSSFYYIPFEDIIFIEKSGKKCIIYTTSQAVETYENISDIFEQLDQTFYRTHRSYIVNLRMISHITPKNETYFAYFSNLEKYAHISKLKINEVQELLAQITKP; this is translated from the coding sequence TTGAAACCAATAAACGTTGTAATTGTTGATGACAATCAAGATTCTCTTGAAATATTAGAATTTTTTATCGGAGAGCTAAAAGAATTTATTATAGTCGATACGTGCAGGACCGGGGAAGAGCTGATCGATAGTGTGATGAAAAATGAGGTGGATCTTGTCATTGCGGATATTAACATGCCTGGAAAAAATGGCATGGTCGCAATAAAAGAGTGTCTCGAGTTTTCACCTAGTTTAAAATTCATATTCGTTACTGGGTATAATGAATTTGCAGTGGAGGCTTTCGCTATTTCTGCAGTTGATTATATTGTGAAGCCAATAGAGAAAATCAGGTTATACAAAGCACTAGAGAGAGCGAAAACACAGCTGATCAGCGAAAGGGTAGAGTCGGGGGAAAAGTCTTCAAACAAAAGATTATCTGTCCGTTCAAACAGCTCCTTCTACTATATACCTTTCGAGGATATCATTTTCATAGAAAAGTCGGGCAAGAAATGTATCATCTATACAACCAGCCAAGCAGTTGAAACCTATGAAAATATCAGTGATATCTTTGAGCAGTTAGATCAAACCTTTTACCGAACGCACCGCTCCTATATTGTGAATTTACGAATGATATCACATATCACACCTAAAAATGAGACTTATTTCGCCTATTTCAGTAATCTAGAGAAATATGCACATATCTCTAAATTGAAAATTAATGAAGTACAGGAACTATTAGCTCAAATCACGAAACCTTAA
- a CDS encoding DUF3817 domain-containing protein gives MTNTTIGRFRMMGLIEGGSLLVLLFIAMPLKYGFDIPQAVSVVGALHGFLFITYILFIAYITFKIRWSILWAVGAVAVAFIPFGNFVFDNYLKKSSLVN, from the coding sequence ATGACAAACACTACAATTGGCAGGTTTCGTATGATGGGATTAATAGAAGGCGGTTCGTTGCTTGTCCTTCTTTTCATAGCAATGCCTTTGAAATATGGTTTCGACATCCCGCAAGCAGTAAGTGTCGTCGGGGCCTTACACGGCTTTTTGTTTATCACATATATTCTTTTCATTGCATATATCACGTTTAAAATAAGATGGTCTATACTATGGGCTGTAGGCGCTGTGGCTGTTGCTTTCATCCCGTTTGGCAATTTTGTGTTTGACAACTATCTGAAGAAATCTTCTCTTGTAAACTGA
- a CDS encoding DEAD/DEAH box helicase: MMNRTFQKFMLGEEIIKALTSLNYIEPTNVQKEVIPIALKKRDIIVKSQTGSGKTASFAVPLCELVQWEENKPQALVLTPTRELAAQVKDDITNIGRYKRVKATAIFGKQSFHKQKLELKQKSHIVVGTPGRVLDHLEKGTLEVDKLMYLVIDEADEMLNMGFIDQVEAIIQKLPEKRVTMLFSATLPEDISQLSKEYMTDPAFIDIKAEGITTQRIENVVYEVEEEKKFAILKDITVVENPDSCIIFCATQEEVERVFRKLHRAGYPCGKLHGGLVQEDRFSVMNAFKRGDFRYLIATDVASRGIDIEDISLVINYDIPSDKERYVHRIGRTARAGKSGKAITLVTERETDHLSEIERYIGDRLSKAEAPNRDLVSKAEKSFLEKIANRPTRKLERGARLEQDIMKLYFNGGKKKKIRAVDFVGTICQIEGLTSEDIGIISIQDNQTYVEILNGKGPVVLKEMKNRTIKGKQLKVHEARK, from the coding sequence ATCATGAATAGAACTTTCCAGAAATTTATGCTTGGAGAAGAGATCATTAAAGCATTAACAAGTCTTAACTATATAGAGCCGACTAATGTCCAAAAAGAAGTAATTCCTATTGCCCTGAAGAAAAGGGATATTATTGTGAAATCGCAAACAGGCAGCGGGAAAACAGCTTCTTTTGCTGTTCCTCTCTGTGAGCTTGTCCAATGGGAAGAAAACAAGCCACAGGCTTTGGTGCTTACCCCAACTAGGGAACTTGCTGCCCAAGTGAAGGACGATATAACGAATATCGGCCGCTACAAGAGGGTCAAAGCTACCGCTATTTTTGGAAAGCAATCCTTTCATAAGCAAAAGCTTGAATTGAAACAAAAGTCTCATATAGTGGTAGGTACACCTGGTCGAGTACTGGATCATCTTGAAAAAGGTACGCTTGAGGTGGATAAACTGATGTATCTAGTCATTGATGAAGCGGATGAGATGTTAAACATGGGGTTTATCGATCAAGTGGAGGCAATCATCCAAAAGCTTCCCGAGAAACGGGTGACCATGTTGTTTTCCGCAACCTTGCCGGAAGACATCTCACAATTATCCAAAGAATACATGACAGATCCTGCTTTTATTGATATAAAAGCCGAGGGTATTACAACACAAAGGATTGAGAATGTTGTATATGAAGTAGAAGAAGAAAAGAAATTCGCGATATTGAAGGACATTACAGTAGTGGAAAACCCTGATAGCTGTATAATTTTCTGCGCTACCCAAGAAGAAGTGGAAAGGGTTTTTCGTAAACTGCACCGTGCCGGTTATCCTTGTGGTAAATTGCATGGCGGCCTTGTACAGGAAGACAGGTTTTCAGTGATGAATGCTTTCAAACGAGGGGATTTCCGCTATCTTATTGCAACGGATGTGGCGTCAAGAGGAATAGATATTGAAGATATAAGTCTAGTCATAAACTATGATATCCCTTCCGACAAAGAGCGATATGTACACCGTATCGGCCGCACAGCGAGAGCCGGGAAATCCGGCAAGGCTATCACGTTAGTGACGGAGCGGGAAACTGATCACCTGAGTGAAATCGAGCGTTATATTGGGGATAGGCTTTCAAAAGCTGAAGCGCCAAATCGGGATCTTGTCTCAAAAGCTGAAAAGTCTTTTTTAGAGAAGATAGCGAATAGGCCAACCAGAAAGCTAGAAAGAGGCGCCAGATTGGAGCAGGATATCATGAAGCTCTATTTTAACGGTGGTAAGAAAAAGAAAATTAGAGCGGTGGACTTTGTAGGTACCATTTGCCAAATTGAAGGCCTGACATCAGAAGATATAGGAATCATATCCATTCAGGACAATCAAACATATGTGGAAATCCTTAATGGAAAAGGGCCTGTGGTATTGAAAGAGATGAAGAACCGCACAATTAAAGGAAAACAGTTGAAAGTGCATGAGGCAAGAAAATAA
- a CDS encoding antibiotic biosynthesis monooxygenase family protein produces the protein MYIVHSTFQVPPEKADEVISIYHNRSRLVEKAEGFQRFLLLQNEKKSGELTVFMEWDSKEHFLAWVSSEDYKRIHELEKKYPDQELAAIIPTITRYKVVST, from the coding sequence ATGTACATTGTTCATTCTACATTCCAGGTTCCACCTGAAAAGGCTGATGAGGTTATTTCGATTTATCATAATCGTTCCAGACTGGTGGAGAAAGCAGAAGGGTTTCAACGCTTTCTACTTCTGCAAAACGAAAAGAAAAGTGGAGAACTCACTGTTTTTATGGAGTGGGATTCCAAAGAGCATTTCCTTGCTTGGGTAAGCAGTGAAGATTATAAGCGCATCCATGAGCTTGAAAAGAAGTATCCTGATCAAGAATTGGCTGCAATCATCCCAACCATCACTAGATATAAGGTGGTGTCCACATGA
- a CDS encoding YjiH family protein, giving the protein MSTQSAKQTSYPKQTGAPTYSTSQVLKFAIPSFMGILLFLIPVSFNGNVTIGLGIMADWVLTTFGGAIPTFMTIVLVASAISSLLVKIIPVPFLKKDSFLDSLLNVGAIWLALRVLGATFAVMTLTEIGPSFITSEFTGVIVLYDLIPVLTVWFLFASLFMPLLLEYGLMDFIGTLVRKVMHPLFKLPGRSSIDAMASWMGSGTVGVLLTTQQYESGYYTKREAAVVATNFSIASIAFSLVIAKFIGIDHMFVPFYFTVVVTGIIAAVICPRIPPLSRKKDTYYEPVGQKIDEKVPSGVSSFRWGLQQAVDKAGQVKSVKQVVKKGIHNVVDIWMALIPLVMALGTIALVVAEYTEVFNILSYPFIPFLQLLQIPEAHAAAPAMIVGFADMFLPAVIGSGIESELTRFVIAVMSLTQLIYMSEIGILLIKSKIPLSIWELFIIFLQRTIITLPVAALMAHLFFF; this is encoded by the coding sequence ATGAGTACACAATCTGCCAAACAAACATCTTACCCCAAACAAACAGGGGCACCTACCTATTCGACTTCCCAAGTCCTGAAATTCGCCATTCCTTCTTTTATGGGAATTCTTCTTTTCCTGATTCCGGTATCTTTCAATGGAAATGTGACCATTGGACTCGGCATCATGGCGGACTGGGTATTGACTACCTTTGGTGGGGCGATTCCCACCTTCATGACAATCGTTCTAGTAGCTTCTGCTATTAGCAGTTTACTAGTGAAGATCATACCCGTCCCATTCCTGAAAAAAGATAGTTTTCTTGACTCCTTACTGAACGTAGGCGCTATATGGCTTGCACTGCGTGTATTAGGGGCCACATTTGCTGTAATGACGTTAACAGAAATTGGCCCTAGTTTCATCACATCCGAATTTACGGGAGTCATTGTTCTATATGACCTTATCCCTGTTCTGACTGTATGGTTCCTATTTGCAAGTCTCTTCATGCCACTTCTATTAGAGTACGGTTTAATGGATTTCATTGGAACGCTTGTCAGAAAAGTAATGCATCCCCTATTCAAGCTGCCGGGACGTTCCTCCATTGATGCCATGGCCTCATGGATGGGAAGTGGGACAGTCGGGGTTCTCTTGACCACACAGCAATATGAATCCGGCTATTATACGAAAAGGGAAGCGGCTGTCGTTGCCACCAACTTCTCCATTGCTTCGATTGCCTTCAGTTTGGTCATAGCCAAGTTTATTGGGATTGATCATATGTTTGTACCTTTTTACTTTACAGTAGTGGTTACTGGAATCATTGCAGCAGTCATCTGCCCTAGAATACCGCCGCTCTCCCGCAAAAAAGATACTTATTATGAACCTGTCGGACAAAAAATCGATGAGAAGGTTCCAAGCGGGGTGTCGAGTTTCCGATGGGGGCTACAGCAGGCCGTCGATAAAGCGGGACAAGTAAAGAGTGTAAAGCAAGTCGTTAAAAAAGGGATTCATAATGTAGTGGATATTTGGATGGCACTGATACCACTTGTGATGGCCCTCGGGACAATCGCCTTAGTCGTAGCAGAATATACGGAAGTCTTTAATATTCTATCTTACCCATTCATCCCTTTCCTTCAACTCTTGCAGATTCCTGAAGCCCATGCTGCCGCACCAGCCATGATTGTGGGGTTTGCAGATATGTTCCTTCCGGCAGTAATCGGAAGTGGGATTGAATCGGAGCTTACCAGATTTGTCATTGCAGTTATGTCATTGACGCAGTTGATCTATATGTCCGAGATCGGGATTCTCTTGATAAAATCCAAGATTCCATTATCCATTTGGGAACTGTTTATCATCTTCCTGCAACGAACGATCATTACATTGCCTGTTGCAGCACTTATGGCTCATTTGTTCTTTTTCTAA